One Cytophagia bacterium CHB2 DNA window includes the following coding sequences:
- a CDS encoding aldehyde dehydrogenase family protein: MIADFKNTVYLDYSQPANQQAMQQALREVEAQSSREYALFIDGKEVKTGKLKKSNNPCEKTQVIGAFHQAGVKEVDLAMAAALRAFESWKHTDPKERAIVIFKAAEIMRRRRHE; this comes from the coding sequence ATGATCGCAGATTTCAAAAACACGGTTTATCTCGATTACTCGCAGCCCGCCAATCAGCAAGCGATGCAACAGGCATTGCGCGAGGTGGAAGCGCAAAGCTCGCGCGAATACGCGCTGTTCATCGACGGAAAAGAAGTCAAAACCGGCAAGCTCAAAAAATCAAACAATCCTTGCGAGAAAACGCAAGTGATCGGCGCGTTTCATCAAGCCGGCGTGAAAGAAGTCGATTTGGCGATGGCGGCCGCGTTGCGCGCGTTTGAATCCTGGAAGCATACGGATCCCAAAGAACGCGCCATCGTGATTTTCAAAGCCGCGGAAATCATGCGCCGCCGCCGCCACGAGC